A single window of Maylandia zebra isolate NMK-2024a linkage group LG2, Mzebra_GT3a, whole genome shotgun sequence DNA harbors:
- the LOC112436000 gene encoding uncharacterized protein LOC112436000: MRRKRSSRSIFRGPYDVIERQRREGRPRLIQLESLTRRSRTLTQLFQGTLQTRLLASARDDVNAKLESITGQLQLLVSEWEGFEAQREELVVWLADMDVRLRG; encoded by the exons atgaggaggaagagaagcagcaggagcatctttaggggtccctatgatgtcattgag aggcagcggcgagaggggagacctcggctcatccagctggagagcctgaccaggaggagtcgaacattaactcagctcttccagggcaccctgcagactcGGCTGCTGGCATCGGCGAGGGATGACGTGAACGCcaaactggagtccatcacaggtcaactgcag ctccttgtctcagagtgggagggatttgaagcacaaagggaggagCTTGTCGtttggttggctgatatggatgtCCGCCTGAgaggttga